The proteins below are encoded in one region of Candidatus Bathyarchaeota archaeon:
- a CDS encoding GNAT family N-acetyltransferase, with the protein MVTLNLDKIFNPQSVAIIGASDAEGSVGYAIVKNFQHGFEGKVFYVNIRKPEILGVKTYPSVDKVPEPIDLVIIATPAKTVPAVMEECAKAQVKGVIIVSAGFKETGPEGKALEDQIAAIAKKNKIRVIGPNCIGIIRPRIGLNATFVDKMPKPGNIAFLSQSGALGSAILDWAIHENIGFSNFVSVGSMLDVDFGDLIDYFGSDPKTKSILMYVEGLTEARKFMSAARHFARTKPIIVIKSGKFAESAKAAASHTGSMSGEDDIYDAAFKRAGVVRVDEIADLFNSAEVLGTQPLPKGPRLAVITNAGGPGVMATDSLIAHGGKIAKISQKSIDSLNAVLPPFWSHGNPVDVLGDAKHDRYKAALEACLKDENVDGVLVIFTQQAVSEAVEIAKAIAELVRSQPYQNKTVLTSFIGFGAVEEANKILNQNNIPTYSTPEQAIKTYMSMYHYQSNVGLLYETPEELPVDVAPPKRPIMVILRNAAFEGREILTEDEAKKILKYYNFPVVRTAAANTVDEAIAYAHEMGFPVVLKILSPQIVHKSDAGGVILNVRSPEQVREAFELLIQRANAYNPNAQIIGVTVQPMVDKKGTEVILGAKTDPLFGPIILFGMGGVGVELFKDYTIGLPPLNSTLIKLMMGETKIYRLLKGYRGSAPADIKRLEETMLLFSDLLVDFPQIKEIDINPLLIHQNDISILDARIVIDKDKICKKVEPHEHLVISPYPKKYEALWSLKNGQEVLLRPIKPEDEPMWLEMFQSLSEESIRYRFFQMLKDTPHEVRVRYCNIDYDREVAIVAEIVEQGKRKLLGVGRLNFEIEGETGEMSFLVSDKWQGLGLGTKIVDYVLDIAREKGITKVYAIMLPDNYRALSLTKKMGFKIEYLKDGTVKGTLDLQDEDYDSRCLRPQNVAVFRAQAAEAPKETAPAAKQESAKQEAPKAEAAPAKEAAPKKEEAKESKEVAPASA; encoded by the coding sequence ATGGTTACTTTAAATCTTGATAAAATCTTTAATCCTCAAAGCGTAGCTATTATCGGCGCAAGTGATGCTGAAGGCTCAGTTGGATATGCAATAGTGAAGAATTTTCAACATGGCTTTGAAGGCAAAGTTTTTTACGTTAACATCAGAAAACCTGAAATTCTCGGCGTAAAAACTTATCCATCAGTTGACAAGGTTCCCGAACCAATTGACTTGGTAATAATTGCTACCCCCGCAAAAACTGTTCCAGCAGTAATGGAGGAATGTGCAAAAGCACAGGTAAAAGGCGTAATTATTGTTTCAGCTGGATTCAAAGAGACTGGTCCAGAAGGAAAAGCTTTGGAAGACCAAATTGCGGCAATCGCAAAGAAAAACAAAATCCGCGTAATCGGTCCCAACTGTATCGGTATCATCCGACCAAGAATAGGCTTAAACGCTACTTTTGTGGACAAAATGCCCAAACCCGGAAACATCGCGTTTCTATCTCAAAGCGGCGCGTTGGGTTCAGCAATTTTGGACTGGGCAATTCATGAAAACATTGGTTTTAGCAATTTCGTTTCTGTCGGCAGCATGCTTGACGTTGACTTTGGCGATTTAATTGATTATTTTGGCAGTGACCCAAAAACAAAAAGCATTCTCATGTACGTTGAAGGTTTAACCGAAGCCCGTAAATTCATGAGTGCAGCCCGACACTTCGCAAGAACCAAACCAATCATTGTTATTAAATCAGGCAAATTTGCAGAAAGCGCAAAGGCAGCCGCGTCACACACTGGCTCAATGTCAGGTGAAGATGACATTTACGATGCTGCTTTCAAACGTGCAGGTGTTGTCCGTGTTGATGAAATCGCAGATTTATTCAATTCAGCCGAGGTTTTGGGCACTCAGCCGCTTCCTAAAGGTCCACGCTTAGCAGTTATCACTAACGCTGGCGGGCCAGGAGTTATGGCAACTGACTCATTGATTGCCCACGGAGGAAAAATCGCAAAAATCAGCCAGAAATCCATTGATTCTCTTAATGCTGTTTTGCCACCGTTTTGGAGTCACGGTAACCCAGTTGATGTTTTGGGTGATGCCAAGCATGACCGTTACAAAGCCGCGCTTGAAGCATGCTTAAAAGATGAAAACGTTGATGGTGTTTTGGTTATTTTCACTCAGCAAGCGGTTTCCGAGGCAGTTGAAATCGCAAAAGCAATAGCAGAACTGGTTAGATCTCAGCCATACCAAAACAAGACGGTGCTAACCTCGTTTATCGGATTTGGTGCTGTCGAAGAAGCAAACAAAATCCTAAACCAAAACAATATTCCAACCTACAGCACACCTGAGCAAGCCATTAAAACATACATGTCCATGTACCACTACCAAAGCAACGTTGGTCTCCTCTATGAAACCCCTGAAGAATTACCTGTTGATGTTGCACCGCCAAAACGCCCAATCATGGTGATTTTGCGAAACGCAGCATTTGAAGGAAGAGAAATCCTCACCGAGGACGAAGCTAAAAAAATCCTCAAATACTACAACTTCCCAGTTGTCCGAACCGCAGCGGCAAACACAGTTGATGAAGCAATCGCGTACGCGCATGAAATGGGTTTCCCAGTTGTGCTAAAGATTCTTTCTCCACAAATTGTTCACAAAAGCGATGCTGGAGGCGTTATCCTTAACGTTCGCAGTCCAGAACAGGTTCGTGAAGCTTTCGAGTTGCTAATTCAACGTGCAAACGCTTACAACCCCAACGCACAAATCATCGGTGTCACTGTGCAGCCAATGGTTGACAAGAAAGGCACTGAAGTGATTCTGGGTGCAAAAACTGACCCATTGTTTGGTCCAATCATTTTGTTCGGTATGGGCGGTGTAGGTGTTGAACTCTTCAAAGACTACACAATCGGCTTGCCGCCATTGAACTCTACATTGATTAAGCTGATGATGGGTGAAACCAAGATTTATCGTCTTCTCAAAGGCTACAGAGGTTCTGCACCAGCAGACATTAAGCGTCTGGAAGAAACCATGCTGCTGTTTAGTGACTTACTGGTTGACTTCCCACAAATCAAAGAAATAGACATTAACCCCTTGCTTATCCACCAAAACGACATAAGCATCCTTGACGCCCGAATCGTCATTGACAAAGACAAAATCTGCAAAAAAGTTGAACCCCACGAGCACTTAGTCATCAGCCCCTATCCCAAAAAGTACGAGGCACTATGGTCTCTAAAGAATGGGCAAGAAGTACTGTTGCGTCCAATTAAGCCTGAGGATGAACCTATGTGGCTGGAAATGTTCCAAAGCCTCTCTGAGGAATCCATCAGATACCGATTCTTCCAAATGCTCAAAGACACACCCCACGAAGTCCGCGTCCGCTACTGCAACATCGACTACGACAGAGAAGTCGCTATCGTCGCGGAAATCGTTGAGCAAGGCAAACGTAAACTGCTTGGTGTGGGTCGCTTAAACTTTGAAATTGAAGGTGAAACAGGCGAAATGTCCTTCCTTGTCAGCGACAAATGGCAAGGCTTGGGCTTGGGCACAAAAATCGTTGATTACGTGCTTGACATCGCCCGCGAAAAAGGCATCACCAAAGTTTACGCTATCATGCTGCCCGACAATTACCGCGCGCTCAGCTTAACTAAGAAGATGGGCTTCAAGATTGAATACTTAAAGGATGGCACAGTCAAAGGCACCCTTGACCTCCAAGATGAAGACTACGATTCACGCTGCCTCAGACCACAAAACGTCGCCGTATTCCGTGCACAAGCCGCAGAAGCACCCAAAGAAACCGCCCCCGCCGCTAAACAGGAATCAGCAAAACAAGAAGCCCCCAAAGCGGAAGCCGCACCAGCAAAAGAAGCTGCTCCAAAAAAAGAAGAAGCCAAAGAATCTAAAGAAGTAGCTCCAGCATCAGCATAA
- a CDS encoding winged helix-turn-helix transcriptional regulator has product MGFKKATVASLLIIILVICFAATLHQQKNFVLTSNSQNQPVKKLHTYSVADSLHLFGFEKPLFFAVTSTFSIPTHNGFADAAVAFNTTRMQIYNFVNQNPGVSFRVLCAGLCVPVGLAQYHLGVLVRAGLVSFVRDGRYKRFFISKRFSKKEMTWISLLRHGTARRIVEVLLRRKRLSHGRLADEVAVSSQALTWQMKRLRDCGFVLQTSEGLKIIYELDETSTAQLGDCVSIVKSVPA; this is encoded by the coding sequence TTGGGTTTCAAAAAAGCAACAGTTGCATCCCTGCTCATAATTATCCTTGTCATCTGCTTTGCCGCCACATTGCATCAACAAAAAAACTTTGTTCTAACCAGCAACAGCCAAAACCAACCCGTCAAAAAACTGCATACGTACTCAGTAGCCGATAGCCTACACCTGTTTGGCTTTGAAAAACCCCTGTTTTTTGCGGTTACGTCAACTTTTTCTATTCCAACCCACAACGGGTTTGCTGATGCAGCAGTTGCCTTTAACACAACCCGCATGCAAATCTACAATTTTGTCAACCAAAACCCCGGAGTTTCCTTTAGGGTTCTCTGTGCTGGTCTTTGTGTTCCTGTTGGACTTGCACAGTATCATTTAGGTGTTTTAGTGCGAGCTGGATTGGTTTCATTTGTCAGAGACGGTCGCTACAAGCGATTTTTTATTTCTAAGCGTTTTTCCAAGAAAGAGATGACTTGGATTTCTCTGCTCAGACACGGGACAGCACGGCGGATTGTTGAGGTTTTATTGCGCAGAAAGCGGTTATCTCATGGCAGGTTAGCTGATGAGGTTGCGGTTTCTTCTCAGGCGTTGACTTGGCAAATGAAACGGTTGCGTGATTGCGGGTTTGTGCTGCAGACCAGTGAAGGCTTGAAAATTATTTATGAATTAGATGAAACATCCACGGCACAGTTGGGCGATTGTGTGTCGATTGTAAAAAGTGTTCCAGCTTAA
- the lsrF gene encoding 3-hydroxy-5-phosphonooxypentane-2,4-dione thiolase, which yields MEWGMKNRLSRLIQKDGKALFLPIDHGYFQGPTHCLEHPAETIKNIYQYADGIMLTRGVLRNCIDPAIEKPIIMRVSGAVSVVGEDLANESIVTSIQEIIRLNASAVSMSVFVGSKYENKSLSNLSKLVDECEDYGIPVMAVNAVGKELEKREARYLALAARISAEIGARVVKTYYCENFRKVVDGCPVPVVIAGGPRTETQKEVFDFVYDGMQAGAIGVNLGRNIWQTENPVAAIRAIRSIIHDNYTAQEADDLYNQVIAGKA from the coding sequence ATGGAATGGGGTATGAAAAACCGATTAAGCAGGCTTATCCAGAAAGATGGAAAAGCATTATTTTTACCAATTGACCACGGATACTTCCAAGGACCAACACACTGCCTTGAACATCCCGCAGAAACAATCAAAAATATTTACCAATACGCAGACGGCATCATGCTCACACGTGGCGTCCTGCGAAACTGCATCGACCCAGCAATCGAAAAACCCATCATCATGAGAGTTAGCGGAGCAGTCTCCGTCGTAGGCGAAGACCTAGCCAACGAAAGCATCGTTACATCCATCCAAGAAATAATCAGGCTAAACGCCTCCGCGGTTTCCATGTCCGTTTTCGTGGGCAGCAAATACGAAAACAAAAGCCTAAGCAACCTATCAAAACTCGTTGATGAATGCGAGGACTATGGCATTCCAGTTATGGCAGTAAACGCGGTAGGCAAAGAACTGGAGAAGCGTGAGGCAAGGTATTTGGCGTTGGCTGCAAGGATTTCTGCTGAAATTGGCGCCCGCGTGGTTAAGACTTATTATTGTGAGAACTTCCGCAAGGTTGTTGATGGTTGTCCCGTGCCCGTTGTGATTGCTGGTGGACCACGAACGGAAACCCAAAAGGAAGTTTTCGATTTTGTCTATGATGGGATGCAGGCTGGCGCTATCGGCGTGAATTTGGGCAGAAACATTTGGCAAACAGAGAATCCAGTGGCGGCAATTCGGGCTATTCGCAGTATAATTCATGACAACTACACCGCACAGGAAGCAGACGACCTCTACAATCAAGTTATAGCAGGCAAAGCCTAA